The sequence AAAAAGAGAACTTCTTATATCTTTGCATGGTTTATCTTGTTTGTTCTTATACTCGTTGTTGCAGCTTTTGGAGCAGTTTTAGGCGGCATTTTTGTAAAACAACCTGCAGTGCCCACAGCTTATTTCTTGCAGATAGCTTTTGCTCTAGCACTAGGCTTTGTCATGTATAAAATGAAAGCAAATTTCGGTATATCCACAATCCTGGCAATAATACTTTTGGCCACCTCTATAATAGCGGCTAAGTATTACCCATTCCATGCATCCTACAAAACTTGGATGGTGGTATTTTTAGTTTATATAATCATAGCAGCAGCTCTACCTGTAAACATCCTGCTCCAGCCAAGGGACTACATGAATGCATGGCTTTTGGTATTTGGGTTATTTTTGGGTGGCATAGCGGTAATACTGGCATTTAAACCCATGACAATACCTCAGGTTACTATGTTTTCTGCCCCTATTATTGGCGGTCAACCTACACCATTTTGGCCTGCTATACCGCTAATTATAGCATGTGGCTCACTGAGCGGTTTCCATGCACTTGTTGCAAGTGGAACAACCTCAAAACAGCTGGCCGATGAAGTCGAGGGATTATTTATAGGATATGGTTCCATGCTTACAGAAGGATTCCTATCCACGCTTGTCATTTTATCTATAGGAATAGCAGGTATGGGCATAGTTGGCGCAGACAAGGCAAAAGAATTAACATCAACAGCAAGCTATTTCGGGACACATTATATAGGTGTAATGAAAGTAAATGGAGGCCCAGTTGGAATATTCGCAAAATCCTATGCAACTGTGGTTAATGGTGTATTAGGTATACCAAAAGCCTTTATGATAATATTGGCGGCTATGTGGGTAGCATCGTTTGCCATGACAACCTTAGATACAACCAATAGATTGGCAAGATACACATTCGCAGAAATATTTGAACCACTGAAAGATAGTTCTAAGGGGCTATACGACTTATTCACAAACAAATGGATAGCCTCGTTTATACCCGCAGCCATAGGAATCGGCCTTGCTTGGAGTGGAGAATGGAAAGTTATATGGCCTGCCTTTGGCGCTGCAAACCAGATGCTTGCATCTATTGCCTTATTCACGGCAGCAGCCTGGGTTATGAGGGTTCAGAAAAAACCATCTTGGCCTGTATTTGCCCCTGCAATATTCTTATGGATAACCGTTACGCTTGCAATGGTGTGGTATCTAATAAAGGTAATACCTGTATTTATGCATAAAAGCCCTGTTCAGGCATACACACTTGGTGCAATAATGGTTATTATGTTAATTTTAAACCTCATTCTCATTTACGATTTCTCAAAACCCGATAAAACCCAGAAGTTTGCCAAAGATAATGCTTGAGGGATTCTTTAAAAATTTAGAAGCATTCATAGAAGGCTTTAAACAGCAAAGCACATCGGCTATAGAGCTTCAGTTGCACGAGATGGAAAATGCATTTGCACTTGTATGTTTCGGTTCTCTAATGGGTATGCCATCCCCTCCAAGCTATTTGGGGATGGCCCTTCTGCCCTATTTAGAGCATGAAATAAAAGTTATGATATTTAAGTCGGAAAGATTGGATGACAAAATTGCTGAGTTCTTTGATTTGAGTGACATATGAAGAACATCATATTTTTCTTAGGTAAAGGTGGTACAGGCAAAACAACATCGTCTGTAGGTTTTGCTTATTATCTGGCAGACCAATCCAGAAGCGTCTATCTTGCCTCAATTGACCCTGCCCACAATATAGGAGATATAATTTCAAACAACAATTTAAAAGGTTCAACAAATATATATAAAGAACTATACGCAGAGGAAATAGACACGGAGTTCTATCTAAAAAAGTTCATAAGCACCACAACAAAGAGAATGAAAGAAACCTACCGATACTTACAAATTATAAACTTGGATTCGATGCTCGATATAATGAAATATTCACCTGGAATGGAAGAATACGCCATAATGTATGCACTAAAAGACAAGATAGAATCAAACCTGGATAAAGACTACATAATCATAGACACACCGCCAACGGGTCTAATGTTAAAGATATTTGCCCTACCCATAACATCAAAGATGTGGATAGACAAACTCATAAAATGGAGAAAGAAAATTATCCAAACAAGAGGGGCGATAAAAAACATAAATCCCAAGACTATAGATGATGAGCTTGCAACAACCGAAAAAGACGATAAAATCTTAAAAGAGCTTGGATTGCAATCACAAACAGTGGAGTTTCTGGTTGGCCTATTAAGGGATAAAAATAAAACAAAAACGGTTATTATAACTAACGAGGACAGCCTCTCTTTAAGTGAAAGCAGAAGAATTGCAGAAGGACTAAATTATCTATCTATACCATTAAACTTAATTGTTTTAAACAAAAAAGGCTTAATGAACAAGCCTGAAAAATTAGAAAACTACTTTGATAATATTGATATAACAGAAGTACCTTTCATAGAAAACGCAACAGACATAAAAAACATCAAAAAACTATGTCAAGCTTGGGCTAAAAAGGTGTTGAATGAGTAGCGCATACATAACAATTTTCATAGGTATAAGTGTTGCTATAAGCTTGGTATATATTGCGGGGTATAAGAAAAATATAAAGATAATGAAGGAAATGGCAAAGAGTTTGGAATCTGCACTAAACCCAAAAGACAAGCTTTATACCTATTTAGGTGGGGTTTTAGGCTTCTCAGCTGAATACAAAGTGGATGGATTCAAAAAGGTTTTTATTAACTTAAGACTCATACCACGACAAAGCATACTTTACTTGCCGTTTATGTTTGTAACCAGCGGAAAGGATAGCCTACAGATCATGTTTTATACAGAAAAGCCCATAAGAGGAGAGTTTCACATAATAAAAGAGGACCCATTAAAGCTTGCAAAACCCAAAATATACAACAGGGAGAAGCTAAGTAAAGAAATCTCAACAATAAACAATAAAAAGTATGAAATACTCAAAGATTCTAATAGATACTCAAATTTCAAAAACCTCATAAAGCTATTCAATGACAAACACTTCAATCACCTTGCCATCACAAAAGAAAATAGCATAGTTTATATAAATCTACTCTTTTATAAAATGAATTATAAAGAATTTAAAAACTCTCTTAAAAAAACCGCAGATTTTATAAAAAGCTCTATCTAATTGGAAAATAATTGAATTCAACCAAATTTTATTTATACTCTTTCTATAGAATAAACAGAGGAAGAGAAGATGGATATTGAATGGGAAACCTACTTCTATAGCAAAACAGAAGCAGGTAAATTAATGACAAAAAAGAACGACCCACCTCCAAGAAAATACTTTAAAATTGTAAACCCAAACGGCCATTATGGCGTTTTTTACACAGAAGGTATAAATGAGGACTCGCTACCTTTCAATCCAGATCCATACGGAGAAGCTGGGGGTATATATTTTGCAGCAAAGGACATCTTTTCTTTTATAGATAAAGGTGAAGACGTCTATGAAGTAAAACCCTTCGGATGGGTAACAAAAACTAAATGTCGCCCAAAGATATTCAAAGCTCACAGAGTTCAACTCAGATATTTGGGTAAAATATGGGACACAGCAACACTTCAGTATATAATAGCAGCTGGAGCCGACATATCCTCATATCTTAATAAGACCAAAAGTCTTCTTTCAGGACTAAACAAGCAATCAAGCGCAGATTTTTTGAGTAGCTTTCAACGCAAAAAAAGGCAAAAACAAAGATAATAGCAAGAAATAAAGAAGGAAAAGTTACAGAAATAACTATAGAGGATGAGGATGATTATATAGGTTCTTTAATTAGGGCTTGTGCAAATGGAAATTTTGGTCTTGTAAAGATACTCATAAACCATGGGGCAAATATAAATACCCACAAAGGCGCCCCTCTTGTATGGGCATCTATGTATGGACATCTAAGCATAGTAAAATACCTTTTAGATCATGGAGCCGACATACATGTTCAATTTGATAGACCTCTAAGAGAAGCCATATACTACAACAGATTTGAGGTTGTAAAAGAGCTACTTAACAGAGGATGTGGCCTTGATAATGTAGAAGATGTGGTAAAAGAGTGCGTAAAATTCAATTGCGTTGATATGATAAGGCTATTGTTAGAATATGGTTTAGCAGAAGCACTGGATAACAAAACAAAGAAAGAGCTAATAGATTATGCAGCCAAGAATAAATCTGCAATGATATACGGCCTTCTGAAAAGAAGGCTAATACTTCAGAAAAAGATTAGGTAAATCAGGCATTCTTAATTCTTGAGCCAACCATTCTATAGAAAATCAAAATAAACAAACCTATAGTTATAAAACTATCGGCAAGGTTAAAAGCTGGGTAATGATATCGATTTATGTGAAAATCAAGAAAATCAATAACATAACCCCTAAAAATCCTATCGTATAGATTGCCTAAATCCCCCCCAGCTAAGAACGACAAACCCAAAATAAACAAAAAACTCCTGTCTTTACCAAATAAAACAAGATAAAAAATGACAACAAAAACAACTAAACTAATACCGCCTAAAAACAGAAAGCGCAAGTGCTCTGGCAGATGGGCAAAGATTCCAAATGCAACACCCGTGTTTCTTACATGAACTATATTGAAAAAACCATCTATAACACCCACTCCACCATTAAGTGGAATATGTTTAGATATATATAACTTTGTAAAGTAATCAAACATAAAAAAAAGGAGTATCAAAGATACTCCTTTTAGCCCATGCTTACTTATTTTCACTTATTTTCTTCCTCTACAAACTCAACAATGGAAACAGGTGCAGCATCACCCTTTCTAAAACCTAACTTAATCCTTCTTACATATCCACCGTTTCTTGAAGCAAAGCGTGGAGCAAGATTGTCAAATAATTTTCTAACAGCCTTTTTATTGTTGTTCAACTTGGACAAAGCCCTTCTCCTTGAGCTTAAATTATCATTTTTGGCCATAGTCACAAGCTTGCTTATAAATCTAACAAGCTCCTTTGCCTTGGCATCTGTAGTTTTTATTCTCTCATTTTCAATGAGCGAGATAGCAAGGTTCCTTAAAAGATGCTTCCTCCTTTCGCCATCAATACTGAGCGTTTTATAACCCTTTCTATGCCTCATTGTCCTCTCCTTCTTTTTCTTCTATTAGCTGCTGAATCCTCTCAAGCTGCTCCTGACTAAACTTCATACCAAGTTCCAAGCCAAGTTGTTTTAAGGAGTCCTTTATTTCCTTTAAGGACTGCTTTCCAAAATTTTTAGTATTCAAGAGCTCGGTGTCGGTTTTTTGGGTTAACTCGTATATATATTTAATGTTATGAGCAGCTAAACAATTTGATGCCCTTACATTGAGCTCAAGCTCCTCAACCGGCTTGAGGAGATTCTCATTGATTTGTATATCAATCTTGTTTTCCTCAGGTTCCTTCTGCGTTGTCTCTTTGAAATCTGCAGAAAAGATGGATATATAGTTGCCAAGAATATAACTAGCCTGTTTTAAGGCATCCTGGGGCATAATAGTACCGTCTGTCTCTATCTCTAAAACCAACTTTTCAAAATCGTAATAATCTTTCATTGTACTTTTTTTTGTATGATAAGCAACCCTAACAATAGGTGAAAATAGGGCGTCAACAGGAATAAAACCTATTTCTCTGTTGACAGCATCATAATTAGCTTGTTTATACCCTATACCTCTTTGCAGATAAATCTTCGCATCAAGTTTAGCCCCATCCATTAACTCGGCTATATAGATATCCTTATTAACAATCTCTATATTACCGAGAGCTTCTATATCACCTGAAACTACACTGCCAGGGCCTTCTTTATGTATATAAACCTCACCCTCTTTAAAACTATCGTTTAAAGCCTTAAACCTAACCTGCTTTAGGTTAAGGATGATGTTCAACACGTCTTCTTTTACACCCTCAATCGTACTAAATTCATGTTCTACACCCTCTATCTCTACGCCAACAACAGCTATGCCTACGATTGAGGATAACAAAACCCTTCTTAAAGCATTACCTATGGTTGTAGCATACCCTTCATTCAAAGGCTCCAAACTGAACCTACCATACGTGGGTGTATTCTTTTCTACATTGACCTCTGTCGGCAATTTTAAGTAATCAAAAACGCCCATCATCTTAGCTTCCCTTCGTTATTTTTTATTTAGAGTACAACTCAACTATGGCGTTTTCATTGAATGGAGGTTGTACATCATCCCTTGTCGGCATATCAACAAACGTTGCGCTAACATTATCCAAGTCAACGTTAATCCAAGATGCAGACATCCTCCTTGAATTCTCCTCAAATCTCCTCTTGAACTCTTCTTTGGCTTTCATCTTATCGGAAACAGTTATCACATCACCTTTTCTTACAAGATAAGAAGGTATATCTACCTTGTGCCCATTAACCCTTATATGACCGTGTGTAACGAGCCTTCTTGCTTCCCTTCTCGAAGAGGCCATGCCAGATCTGTAAACAACATTATCAAGTCTTCTTTCAAGTAACACAACAAGATTTGCACCAGTTTCGCCCTTCTGTCTTTTTGCCTCTTCGAAGTATTTCCTAAACTGCCTCTCCAAAACTCCGTACTCAGCCTTTGCTTTCTGCTTTTCTGCCAAATGCAAGCCATAAGATGACATCTTTCTCCTTGCATTTCTGCTTTTGCCGGGCGGATAAGGCCTTCTTTCAAAAGCACATTTATCGGTAAAGCATCTATCGCCCTTTAAAAATAACTTAACACCTAAAGCTCTACATCTCCTACAAGCAGGTCCTGTATATACAGCCATACCCTATACTCTCCTTATACCCTTCTTCTTTTTGGTGGTCTACAACCATTATGGGGAATAGGTGTAACATCCTTAATAGACTTAACCCTCAAACCAGCAGATTGAAGTGACCTTATGGCGGTCTCTCTACCTGGGCCAGGGCCTTTTACCCTAACATCTATTTCTTTCATTCCCATTGACATAGCCTTTTTTGCTACATTTTCGGCCGCAAGCTGAGCGGCAAAAGGGGTTCCCTTTCTGGTACCCTTAAATCCACTATCACCGGCTGAGGACCAGCAAAGCACGTTGCCGTCTTGGTCTGTTATGGTAATAATTGTGTTATTAAAAGTAGCCTGTATATGGGCTATGCCGCTTGCGACGTTCCTCTTAACCCTCTTTTTTCTCTTGACTGCCTTAGCCATATATCCCTATCTCCTTTACTTTCTTCCTACCGTTTTTTTCTTGCCTTTTCTTGTTCTTGCATTGGTTCTGGTCCTCTGACCCCTTACAGGCAATCCCCTCCTGTGGCGCAATCCCCTATAGTTACCCAAATCCATCAATGCCTTAATATTCATAGCTACTTCTTTTCTTAACTCACCCTCAACCTTGTAGTCTGCTATAACGCTTCTAATCCTCTGAATTTCCTCTGGCGTCAATTCATGAGTTCTCTTGTCTGGGTCAATGTTAGCCTTTTTTAAAATTTCCATAGAGCGCGTTCTTCCTATACCATAGATATAGGTAAGCGCTATAAATATCTTCTTATTCCTTGGTAATTCAACACCTGCAATACGAGCCACTTATCCCTCCATTAACCTTGTCTTTGTTTATGTTTAGGGTTTTCGCAAACAACCCTTACGATGCCTTTCCTTCTAATGATCTTACATTTAGGACAAATCTTTTTCACAGATGGCCTAACCTTCATCTGAAACCTCCACCTATTTGTATCTATAAACTATTCTTCCCCTTTCAATGCTATAAGGAGAAAGCTCAACCTTAACCTTATCCCCAGGTAAAATCTTAATAAAATGCATCCTCATTTTACCCGCCACATGCGCCAAAACAACATGACCGTTTGATAGTTTAACCCTGAACATAGCATTAGGCAGAGCCTCTATCACCTCACCATCGACCGAGATACTCTTCTCTTTAGCCATAAATCAGCTCACCTCACTTAATATTACGGGCCCTTCTTCTGTAATAGCTATGGTGTGCTCAAAGTGCGCTGAAGGCTCGCCGTCAGCAGTAACAACTGTCCATTTATCTTTCAAAACTTTAACCCTCCATGTTCCTGCATTGACCATAGGCTCTATGGCAATGGTCATGCCTACCCTTAGCATAGGACCCCTGTCAAATTTAGAAGGGATATAATTGGGAACCTGCGGTTCTTCATGAAGCTTTCTACCAATGCCATGCCCAACATAATCCCTTACAACACTAAACCCAAAACTCTCTACATAATTCTGAACAGCACCGGAGATGTCATAGAGGTAATTGCCTGCTCTTGCCTGGGCAATGCCTTCGTACAAGGCTTGATAGGTTACCTCCATAAGTTTCTTCTTTTTTTCATCTATATTACCAACAGCCACGGTAATTGCTGAATCTCCATACCATCCATCATAGATAAGGCCAAAATCCAAACTGATTATATCCCCTTCTTTTAAAACCTTCTTCTTAGATGGTATGCCGTGCACAACCTCTTCATTAACAGATGTGCACAGGGATTTAGGAAAACCGCCGTAACCCTTAAAGGCACATTTCGCGTGCCTTTTTTTGGCCTCCTCCTCGGCTCTCCTATTCAAATACTCGGTGGTTATACCAGGTTTTATCTCATTTTTCAAGATATTAAGTATATCGCCAACCATCTGGTTGACTGTGTACATTTTCTCAATTTCTTGTTTACTTTTTAGAACAATCATCCTAAAACTTCTTTTACCCTACTAAATATTTCATCTATCGAACCTACGCCGTTTATTTTTATAAGCTTTCCGGTTTTTGTGTAATAATCAATAAGCGGCATAGTAGACTTTTTATAGACCTCAAGTCTATTCCTTACAGTATCTTCTTTATCATCATCCCTCTGAATAAGTTTACTGCCACACTTATCACACAGATTGTCATTTTTAGGAGGATTGTTCTTTATATGATATACAGCGCCACAGTTTGGACAAACCCTCCTGCCTGTAAGTCTATCAACTATCTCCTCTTCTGGAACATCGATAAGCAAAACTTTATCCAGCTCAAGTCTATTCTTTTTCAACATACCATCAAAGGCCTCAGCCTGTGCTACTGTTCTTGGAAAGCCATCAAGGATAAAACCGTTTTTACAATCATCGTCCTTGATTCTGTTTTCCATCATCCCTATTATAACCTCATCCGGCACAAGCTCTCCCTTATCCATATAGACCTTGGCCTTTTTCCCAAGCTCAGTCTCTTCCCTTACTTCTTTTCTTAAGATATCACCCGTTGAAATCTGTGGAATCCCGTATTCTTTACTAATCAGAACACCTTGGGTTCCCTTACCTACTCCGGGTGCTCCAAGTAAAATAAGAATCATCCTCTCCCCCTATCTACTCCTTCTGTTTTTCAAGAACCCTTCATAGTTGCGCATATACAGATGTGCCTGAATCTGCATAATTGTATCCAAAGCAACCTGAACAACAATCAACAAGGCCGTTCCGCCGAAATAGAAAGGCACATTAAACTTTCTTATTAAAATCCAAGGTAAAACACAAACGAACGACAGATATATAGCACCACCAAATGTTAATCTATCCAATACCCAATCCAAGTATTGAGCTGTATATTTTCCGGGCCTTATTCCGGGTACAAAACCGTTATTTTTCTTTAAATTGTCTGCAATATCTTTGGGATTAAACACAATAGCCGTATAGAAGTAAGCAAAGAAAAATATAAGAGAAATATATACAATGCTATAGATTAATCCGCCAGGCATTATGTAGTCAGATACAGATTTAAGCCACGGGACATTGATTATCTTTGAGATTGTGGCTGGAAATAGAAGAATTGATGAGGCAAATATAGGCGGTATAACGCCAGAAACATTGATTTTTAAGGGTATATAGCTTGTTTGACCACCATACAATCTTCTTCCAACCATTCTCCTTGGATACTGCACAGGAATCCTTCTCTGAGCAAGCTCAACAAAAACAACAAAAGCCACCACACCTACAGCAACAGCAAATATAACAAGTAGCGATAAAACACTCATCTCACCTGCACTAACAAGCCTGAACATATTACCCAATGCTGCAGGCAATCTCGCAACGATACCAGCAAAGATTATCAACGATATACCGTTTCCAATGCCTCTTTCAGTTATTTGCTCACCGACAAACATCAAAAATACACTGCCAGCCATCATTGTCATTGCAGTAAACAAAATAAAAGGCAATCCATGCCATATTACAACACTTGCTCCACCCGGTCCATGCATAGATTGTAAGCCTACAGCAATTCCTATGCCCTGTAAAAATGAAATAGCAACCGTTCCATAGCGTGTGTATTCTGTAATCTTTCTCCTACCTGCTTCACCTTCCTTCTTCATGGCAGCAAGTTCCGGACTCACTGCTGTTAGAAGTTCCATTATAATAGCGGCAGATATATAGGGCATAATACCCAAAGAAATTATACTAAAGTTTTTAATTGCACCACCAGAGAATAGGTTAAACAAACCCAATGCTGTGCCTCGAGCCTGTTCAAATATAGCCGCCAACACA comes from Hippea maritima DSM 10411 and encodes:
- a CDS encoding ArsA family ATPase; this translates as MKNIIFFLGKGGTGKTTSSVGFAYYLADQSRSVYLASIDPAHNIGDIISNNNLKGSTNIYKELYAEEIDTEFYLKKFISTTTKRMKETYRYLQIINLDSMLDIMKYSPGMEEYAIMYALKDKIESNLDKDYIIIDTPPTGLMLKIFALPITSKMWIDKLIKWRKKIIQTRGAIKNINPKTIDDELATTEKDDKILKELGLQSQTVEFLVGLLRDKNKTKTVIITNEDSLSLSESRRIAEGLNYLSIPLNLIVLNKKGLMNKPEKLENYFDNIDITEVPFIENATDIKNIKKLCQAWAKKVLNE
- a CDS encoding ankyrin repeat domain-containing protein; the protein is MRACANGNFGLVKILINHGANINTHKGAPLVWASMYGHLSIVKYLLDHGADIHVQFDRPLREAIYYNRFEVVKELLNRGCGLDNVEDVVKECVKFNCVDMIRLLLEYGLAEALDNKTKKELIDYAAKNKSAMIYGLLKRRLILQKKIR
- the lspA gene encoding signal peptidase II is translated as MKISKHGLKGVSLILLFFMFDYFTKLYISKHIPLNGGVGVIDGFFNIVHVRNTGVAFGIFAHLPEHLRFLFLGGISLVVFVVIFYLVLFGKDRSFLFILGLSFLAGGDLGNLYDRIFRGYVIDFLDFHINRYHYPAFNLADSFITIGLFILIFYRMVGSRIKNA
- the rplQ gene encoding 50S ribosomal protein L17 → MRHRKGYKTLSIDGERRKHLLRNLAISLIENERIKTTDAKAKELVRFISKLVTMAKNDNLSSRRRALSKLNNNKKAVRKLFDNLAPRFASRNGGYVRRIKLGFRKGDAAPVSIVEFVEEENK
- a CDS encoding DNA-directed RNA polymerase subunit alpha; amino-acid sequence: MMGVFDYLKLPTEVNVEKNTPTYGRFSLEPLNEGYATTIGNALRRVLLSSIVGIAVVGVEIEGVEHEFSTIEGVKEDVLNIILNLKQVRFKALNDSFKEGEVYIHKEGPGSVVSGDIEALGNIEIVNKDIYIAELMDGAKLDAKIYLQRGIGYKQANYDAVNREIGFIPVDALFSPIVRVAYHTKKSTMKDYYDFEKLVLEIETDGTIMPQDALKQASYILGNYISIFSADFKETTQKEPEENKIDIQINENLLKPVEELELNVRASNCLAAHNIKYIYELTQKTDTELLNTKNFGKQSLKEIKDSLKQLGLELGMKFSQEQLERIQQLIEEKEGEDNEA
- the rpsD gene encoding 30S ribosomal protein S4, producing MAVYTGPACRRCRALGVKLFLKGDRCFTDKCAFERRPYPPGKSRNARRKMSSYGLHLAEKQKAKAEYGVLERQFRKYFEEAKRQKGETGANLVVLLERRLDNVVYRSGMASSRREARRLVTHGHIRVNGHKVDIPSYLVRKGDVITVSDKMKAKEEFKRRFEENSRRMSASWINVDLDNVSATFVDMPTRDDVQPPFNENAIVELYSK
- the rpsK gene encoding 30S ribosomal protein S11; this encodes MAKAVKRKKRVKRNVASGIAHIQATFNNTIITITDQDGNVLCWSSAGDSGFKGTRKGTPFAAQLAAENVAKKAMSMGMKEIDVRVKGPGPGRETAIRSLQSAGLRVKSIKDVTPIPHNGCRPPKRRRV
- the rpsM gene encoding 30S ribosomal protein S13 — protein: MARIAGVELPRNKKIFIALTYIYGIGRTRSMEILKKANIDPDKRTHELTPEEIQRIRSVIADYKVEGELRKEVAMNIKALMDLGNYRGLRHRRGLPVRGQRTRTNARTRKGKKKTVGRK
- the rpmJ gene encoding 50S ribosomal protein L36; the encoded protein is MKVRPSVKKICPKCKIIRRKGIVRVVCENPKHKQRQG
- the infA gene encoding translation initiation factor IF-1, whose translation is MAKEKSISVDGEVIEALPNAMFRVKLSNGHVVLAHVAGKMRMHFIKILPGDKVKVELSPYSIERGRIVYRYK
- the map gene encoding type I methionyl aminopeptidase, encoding MIVLKSKQEIEKMYTVNQMVGDILNILKNEIKPGITTEYLNRRAEEEAKKRHAKCAFKGYGGFPKSLCTSVNEEVVHGIPSKKKVLKEGDIISLDFGLIYDGWYGDSAITVAVGNIDEKKKKLMEVTYQALYEGIAQARAGNYLYDISGAVQNYVESFGFSVVRDYVGHGIGRKLHEEPQVPNYIPSKFDRGPMLRVGMTIAIEPMVNAGTWRVKVLKDKWTVVTADGEPSAHFEHTIAITEEGPVILSEVS
- a CDS encoding adenylate kinase — translated: MILILLGAPGVGKGTQGVLISKEYGIPQISTGDILRKEVREETELGKKAKVYMDKGELVPDEVIIGMMENRIKDDDCKNGFILDGFPRTVAQAEAFDGMLKKNRLELDKVLLIDVPEEEIVDRLTGRRVCPNCGAVYHIKNNPPKNDNLCDKCGSKLIQRDDDKEDTVRNRLEVYKKSTMPLIDYYTKTGKLIKINGVGSIDEIFSRVKEVLG
- the secY gene encoding preprotein translocase subunit SecY; amino-acid sequence: MREDYSNIFNVPELNRRLFFTLLMFVVFRIAAHVPTPGVNPHVLAAIFEQARGTALGLFNLFSGGAIKNFSIISLGIMPYISAAIIMELLTAVSPELAAMKKEGEAGRRKITEYTRYGTVAISFLQGIGIAVGLQSMHGPGGASVVIWHGLPFILFTAMTMMAGSVFLMFVGEQITERGIGNGISLIIFAGIVARLPAALGNMFRLVSAGEMSVLSLLVIFAVAVGVVAFVVFVELAQRRIPVQYPRRMVGRRLYGGQTSYIPLKINVSGVIPPIFASSILLFPATISKIINVPWLKSVSDYIMPGGLIYSIVYISLIFFFAYFYTAIVFNPKDIADNLKKNNGFVPGIRPGKYTAQYLDWVLDRLTFGGAIYLSFVCVLPWILIRKFNVPFYFGGTALLIVVQVALDTIMQIQAHLYMRNYEGFLKNRRSR